One Nicotiana tomentosiformis chromosome 1, ASM39032v3, whole genome shotgun sequence genomic window, atattatttaacaatttaacttaggccgaggaggcaatatcattatttataaatttcaaggcaagcaatacaagcatacGCAAaccatgccgaggtcgtacgacccgatccaacaaatatttaaactgtgcactgctagAGGGTTGAAtggcgcaaaccatagatgcatttatttactactgaggcgctcggcccgatccacaaataacaattattttcaagaaaacacaagtttctcatttacagtcaagtatctcatacaaaccttcaagtaagtgaatttaaccttatacaattcttttatcaatttttatcatgactaagtgattatattagcaagtaagggcacaaacattccaagtatagcatgatacgggtcctaaactacacgtacaatagcataatagtgactacgtacgaactctcgtcacctcatacatacgtagcccccataattaggtacaaacatttatttaattcacctatggggttaattccctcttacaaggttagaaaggagacttacctcgctccgaagttccataaccggctcccaagcccttcaatcaactcaaatagatgcccaatgctccaaaactagttaataaatgagcaaatccataaatatatactttaatactcattataatcctatttacaacaattcccaacttcgttcgaaaagtcgataaaatcatcctcgggcccacgtgcccggattccgaaattttcgaagttaaccattacccataaccttatgaactcaaatatatgatttactcccaattccatgcccaaattcggggtcaaaatccaaaatactaaattctaggtttttctaccaaaacccctataatttctactaatttccatatttaaattCTTATACAAACCATGCATTTAACTTATACTAAGTGGGGATCACTTACCTTGAGTTGCTTGCCAAGAATCTCCCTTTgaagctcttcaaaatcgcccaaaccaaatgaaaatgggagaaaaatgggccaagtcccgttttaaagaaacacactgcccagcccgaccttcgcacctgcggtgccttggccgcatctgcggtccaacACCTGCGAAAATCCTATCACAGGTGCGGCTCCAGCTCGGCCAACCATTTTCACACCTGCACTCCATGCGGCGCATTTGCGCGTCCGCTCCTGCGTTGCTCTCTTCGCATATGTGCCTTCGCAGGTACGCAAATCTTTCCACTCCTGCGGTTCTCAGCAGCCTgtccccttccgcttctgcgagccatttTCCCGCACCTGCAGCCCTCTTcatgcaggtgcggttacaccagatgctcAACTGCTTCAgcccttcttcaaattccaaattcaatccgttaaccacccggaatccacccggggccttcgggaccttaaccaattataccaacatgtcctaaaacatattaagaacttagtcgagccttcgaatcacatcaaacaatgtcgaattcatgaatcgcaccccataaGCTTAATGAATTTTAGAATTTCAACCTTcttcattcgatgccgaaacctatcaaatcacgtccgattgacctcaaattttgcacacaagtcacatctgacattacggacctactccaacttccaaaatcagaatctgaccccgatatcaaaaagtccacttccggtcaaacttctcaaaaaccttaaaatatctaactttcaccaaacgactccaaaatgacctacggacctccaaatccacttccggacgtgctcccaatatcggaatcaccatacggagctattctcagactcggaatcttaaacggacatcgataacataaaattCATGTCCACcccaaattcatgaaattcttccaaagtgctaacttccataataggtgccgaaacgctcccggggcatccaaaacccgatccaaacatacacccaagtccgaaatcatcatacgaacctactggaacctttaaattcctatttcgaggccgtttactctaaaatccaatcttagtcaattcttccaacttaaagcttttgaaatgagaattttcttttcaattcaactccaaacttaccgaaattcaatcccgaccaaacgtacaagtcataatatctgaaTTGAAGCTGCTCATAGCCTCAAACcatcgaacgacgtgctagagatcAAAACGATCGGCTGGATCATTACACGAGCATTTTCCTCttattgagtttgcttataataatagctgtCAGGCAAGTATCCAAATGGCCCCTTATGAAGCATTGTATGGGTGGAATTATAGATCACTcgttggttggttcgagccgaCCGAGGTAGGACTACTTGGTCCCGATATTATACATGATGCATTGCAGAAGGTGAGTTTGATCCAGGAGCAGCTTAGGACATCTCAAAGACGACAAAAATGTTACTCCGATAAACGACGACGTGCGTTGGAGTTCAAAGAGGGCGACAAAGTTTTCTAGAAAGTGTCGTcaatgaaaggtgttatgagatttgggaagaaagaaAAATTAAGTCCTAGATTTATTGGCCCGTATCGAATCTTGAAAAAGATAGGGGAAGTAGCCTACAAGATTGATCTACCTGCATCAATGAGTTCAGTTTATCCTGTTTTCCATGTATCGATGCTACGGGGATACAAGCCCGACCCCGCTCACATCATCTCTCCAGAGGTAGTAGAAATCAATGAAGGTTTAACTTACGAAGAAGAACCAGTTgagattcttgataggcaagtccgtagGTTGAGGACTATAGATATAGATTCAGTCAAAGTGCTATGGCGTAATCATGATGTTGAGGAGGCCACTTCGGAGGCCGAGGAGGATATGAGAATTCTCTACCCACACTTGTTTGCATCTACAGGTATGGCTACTTCCTCGAATTTCAAGTTTAAGGGGTATCATGTTTTATTCCATAGAGCGAGTAGGTTGTTTTGATTATCTTTCttatgagttcgatttattttaaTGATGTAATTGATTTATCTAGTGCTACAGTAGCTAGATTTATCTAATTGTAATAGATTTTATCCTGTTGATGCTGGGAGTGTGTATTTAGTGGTATTTGAGGCATATGAGGCCCATAGAGGCATTTGTGATATAGTTTTGATATGTGGTGCCGAGTGAGGCATTAGTATTGTGATTCTATGGCTCTCTGACAGGTTGAAATTCTCTTGGATAGATCTAAAAATAAAGGAAACTCTgccaaattttttaaaaaatatttggagagttagtcaaattttaagGCCCTAAAATGTTTGATAAATGACAAGGGAACTAGATAGGAATTGTGGAATCGAGGATGGCTAAAGTTTAACATTCGCGGATGAATGTTcataagtgggagagaatgtaaagTCCAATGAATCTTTGGCTTTAAATAGGCTAATTACTAGTTTACTAACGTGATTTTAGTGACACAAATGGGTATAGGATGTCACGTTGAGTTATGGAAAAAAATTTGCTAGAACATGGATACAATTATTTGGTGTATAACTCGGGAAAAAAAAAA contains:
- the LOC138905178 gene encoding uncharacterized protein; its protein translation is MKGVMRFGKKEKLSPRFIGPYRILKKIGEVAYKIDLPASMSSVYPVFHVSMLRGYKPDPAHIISPEVVEINEGLTYEEEPVEILDRQVRRLRTIDIDSVKVLWRNHDVEEATSEAEEDMRILYPHLFASTG